From the Juglans microcarpa x Juglans regia isolate MS1-56 chromosome 3D, Jm3101_v1.0, whole genome shotgun sequence genome, the window ATGGTCAAAACTCGGAAGCTCAGCTAGCCGAAGCCTTCACTTCCTCCTGCTCAATCTCAGGGAACAGCGTCTCAGACTGGTACTTAGAAATAGGGGCTTTGACCCACATGACTCCAACCCATTCCACCTTGGACCAATTCACTTCATATACAGGTAAGGATTGTGTTATTGTCGAGAATGGTGCGTCCCTTCCCATCACTCATACTGGTAAAACTTCACTTTGCCCTGATTTTCAATTATTGGATGTTTTTGTCGTCCcatgcatcactaaaaatctTTGGTCTATTAGTAAATTAACGACGGATTTTCCATTGTCTGTTACATTTACTAAAATTTTTTTCACCGTTCAGAATCGTCAAACAGGAAATGTGAAGCCTAGGCCCGTGGCCCTTACATTTGAAACCCAGCCCCAAAAACCCCTGATACGATGCCATTTTCTCTTCTAGGTATGATCCTATTCAGTTTCTTCCTCACCCGATTTTCCCTCCTTCTATTTTGCATTTTGTGAGTTTTCCGTTTAATTCCTGACGGTTTTCTTCTCTCCCAAAACTTTTCCTCTCAAACGTATCTCTTTTCCCTTACAATCGGTTTTTCTCTTAAGTCGACACCCTCCCTCTTATATTCTCTGTCTCCTGCGTTCCTCCTATGAAATTCCAGGTGGTGCCGCTGTGATTTTCCCACCCTGATCTCCCTCTTTAGACGCTCACTCTCTCCCGTTTCTCTCTTGTTCTCTCACGTCTGCGAAGTGGATAATCTCAGTGTCGGTTTGTTGATGTCATGCCCTATAGAACTAAGGTAAGACCCTCTCTTTGTTTCGCACCCACCTCACACACTCTGAATTTTCTCCCTCCCACATCCACTCTCTCACTCACCTGTGATTTCTAGTTAGCTCTTGATGCTGCGACTTTTGGGTGGAAAATTTAGACTTGTCGCTGTGAGTCCCTCACATCGGTAagctttctcttttctctttccctctctaaGAAGAATGAAGTTAGATTTGTGGTTTTGTGCTTTGgaattaaatagtagtgagtctTGTTGGGTGCCAATTAACATTTGGAAGTGTTGGATTCTCTTTCGTGGAGTTGTGAATGGAGAAAAACGTTTAATGTGTAGTGCTATTTTGGTTGTGTTGATAGTGGTTGCTTGGAGTTTTGGGCTAATGAATTGGgtttgatttattgattatttgagttgaCGTTGGTTTTGGTGGGTGTATAGGCCAATATTGAAGTCGGTATAtgttattttgggttgaagtgtgggctgtctaaattattatttggctgTGTGAGTGAGTTATTTTGCTGAAATATGGTTTGGaatcatgagttttaattatttagatcgAAGTTGTGTCAATGGCCTTTTAACACTTAGTGTATATTTGTTTTCTATCGATAGGTGACGAGATTATTAGAAGTTGAATTCAGgacatagataatacgctgcaggagtcaggtaagaggggttcctatactaggcTTTATACGAGTTATTAAAACTGAgattgactttctgaaaactttgcaaatttttgtgatgaaatgagaatttggaaaaaaccaacctcggtcgcatatttgcattactcatgaaatctgtatgaaaaaggggaaaatattttctggcatgtattgtgtagacatgagctaaattttgtcatgttgtctctgaaatctgaaaaatagtgatattgagaatctgaaaaattgtgcattgatttagaaatatGCTTCGACTTTGATTTTTAGCATGTGAAAATCATccgattatgttttggtactcttttttattttgatatagcatctgaaaacctttggcatggtgtactgatctTGTATCTAagtctgtctctgctttgctctgctctgttatgctctgctctgtttgggttgcaGTGGTACCAACTTCTCCGTCTTTGAGTGTGcctactttgaaaacaaagtggttttattgtgttctttcctgtgtgcacactcgggactccaagaataagggaaagatttcacctttgTCTCTGCATGGTTTGCCCActggggttagcacaaccctaccacgggagtgaaacatggtctctgctctgtgagatgctctgttttgatgtgatgatgatgttcaggttatattatgccaaagtactctgggtTTTACTTATCttaaaccatcgctctgttacttttgaaaacatgttttgttctgcatgataactttgaaaaatattttgttctgtatactgtactttgtaaatgctcatgcttgcacgctagcatatgtcttctgcttactgagttgttgataactcaccccccttatcttcataatattttcacatgatgtggagagtccaacggAGGACCTGGATTAGGAATTGTGAGCGTGATTAAGCTGAGGAGAGGATCTCGAGTACCCTAGGGTATTACCATTAAAAGAAGGATTTctgatgtcttttagatttgatgtcttttagatttaattatgtttttggtttagtGGGGACTTATGGATTTATTAGTTTGGTATGTTATAACTACCGGGAGATTGCAGACCccttggtttattattattgcagtaATAATTATGTGGAGTTTATAATGTGTTTATTTAGAggatatgagattgatttttgcCTATGAAGTATTTGGAGATTTTTatatgtgttgggagacatgtttataagtgacaggtagtaattttCCAAACTACcatagtatcagagccaggtttgaggttctgcaaaCTATAATATGTGagattttggagtatagatagactttaagaaatcattttcagTTTTGATGTGATAGTGGGGCGGACTATAAGGTAGAATATTGTAGGTATTCGAGGTCTTAGAATTTGCAGACTTTAGGAATGATTTTGATGTGTAGGATTTTACGGGTCTATGAACTGAATTCTTGTTGTTTGTGGTTTGGTTTGATTCTGGAGactttttaaatagatttaatggagttaaagttttagattttggagATTGACCATTACTATTGTTGTGcgtacttcttttctctttattatagGTACCTTTATAATTttgaagtattatatatatgttttgttttacgGGTACCACTATCTAATTATGAAATGATTATTAAAGATCCaagttattttgtcaggatgccacctcgtcgtcgAGAACGTAGTATGTCAGATCTGAATGCAAACGAGAACaaaagggaagcaaacccgagtgcttcCGAAGTACTATGAGCAGCGGCACATCAATTAATAGATGATCTCGCACAGAATCCCTTGGGTCGCCAAAGCAACTATAATGAAGGAGGTTGTACCGTAGAACAATCTAATCGGATGCACCCCCttttatttgatgggagaggcgaTCCAACCCTGGCGGAGGATTGAATTCAGGACATTGAGAGTCATAACCTGTACAGATGAATAGAAGGTGGTGTACGCCACATTCAAGCTGATTGGGGAGGCGAAAAGATGGTGGATTTCTGAAAGAACTATTAGGAAGCGAAAGGGATAGAAATAGTCAGTTGGCTGCATGTCAAGCAAATTTTTCTTGAACGTTTCTTCCCAAGCTCGGTCCGAGAggacaaggctatggaattCGCCACCTTGGTACAGGGAACTATGACTGTATATTAGTATGCAGCTAGATTTACTGACTTATCCTATTTTGCTATGTATCTGAGTTCTAATGAGGAAAAGAAGGCGGTAAATTCGAGCAAGGGctgaataaaaaactttatgaaCGAGTGGTGGGCTTTTAGATTCGAAACTTCTCAAAAATAGTGAATAAGGCCACATCATTTGAACGAAGTCTTCAAAAAAGTGCTGCAGTGCATGAACAAAGGAAGAGGACTACTACAACTAGGTATCATTTTGGCATGGACTAGGGACTGTAGAAAAAGAGGAACGGAGGTAGTAGCTCGGGAAAGAGGCTAGTTTAGGGTAACCAACAGCCCTATCAGTGTAGGACATGCAATCAAGTGCATTCCGGAGAGTACAGAAAGGGGCATGATTATGTTTCCATTGCGGCAAATCAGGACATTACATCAGGGACTGCCCATTGCAAATGGGTAGCAACAAGACGACCATACTGCCACCTCAGAGAAATGAAGTTACAGCACAAGGCAACAACCAACGTCCTATTGCAGCTGCACGAGTTTTTGCACCAACACCTGGAGAGGCTGAGGATAGGAACGATGTGATCACTAGTATGACTCATTTGTTTTgcttttagatttatttatttatttgttggttatggttaagactttgaatattttagttCATGGATAAGGCTGAATGTGatcacaggtactctttctttgttttctaataacgCTTTTGTattatttgactcgggagcgACACATTCATTTGTTTCCATGGCTTATTCtagattttgcactttagaAATTGAAAAGCTAAAATACAAGTTAGTGGTCGCGACCCCAATAGGAAATTCAGTAGTCTATAATGAGATTCTACCGAGGTGTCCTTTATCTATTGAGAGAAGATTAATGCCAACAGATTTAATAGTGTTTAACATGATTgagtttgatgtgattttgggtatggattggttggctTGCTACCACGCTAGTATTGAGTGTTTTAAAACAGAAGTGGTTTTTAGACCCCTAAAAGGAAGTGAATTTCAGTTCAGAGGTTCGAAAGTGAGATTGCATCCACCCATCATATCTGCCTTTCAGGTTAGAAAATTGTTACGTGATGGTTGCCAAGGATACTTAGCTTGCGTGGTAGAAGCACCAAAAGAGGAGTTGAAGTTAGAGTAGATACTTGTTGTGAGTGAATATCCAGAGGTTTTTCCAGAAGATTTATCTGGACTCTCACTcgagcgggaggtagagtttgctatgGAACTAGTCCCAGGTACGACACCCCTTTCAAAAGCAGCTTACCGGATGGCACCGTTTGAATTAGTGGAACTTAAGGAGTAGTTGCAAGATTTGTTGGACATGGGTTTCATCAGGCCCAGTGTGTCACCTTAGGGAGCTCTAAttctctttgtgaagaagaatgTGTACTGATTACagggaacttaatcgggtgaccataaagaataaatacccGCTACCCCATATAGAAGACttgtttgatcagcttcagggtgctcagatattttaaaagattgatcttcgatcggtttaccatcaattgaagatcaggGTAGAAGACGTGGCTAAGACAGCTTTCAGGACCCGATATgaccattatgagtttttggtcatgccttttggcctgactaacgccccagcagtattcatggatttgatgaatagggtgttccatgaatttttggataagtttgtggttgtttttattgatgatatactgatatactccaaaagcaagactgagcatgaagaacatttgaagctggtacttgggacactcagagataaaaagttgtttgctaaattgaagaagtgtgaattttggcttgattcaatcgcatttctggggcatgtagtttcAAAAGATGGCATTTCAGTAGACCCAGGAAAAGTGGAAGCAGTAGTTAATTGGTCGGCACTGaagaatgttcatgaggttagaagttCTTGGGATTGGCAGGTTATTACCgtcgattcattgatggtttctccAGAATAGCAGTTCCTCTCACTGCACTCACTAGAAAAAACAATAAGTTTGAATGGAAagcaaagtgtgaagaaagaTTCCAGCAATTGAAACAGAGATTAGTGACAGCTCCGGTGTTAACATTCTCCGCTGAATTTGTAGTCTATAGCGATGCATCAAGGTTTGGATTGGGGTGCgtactgatgcaacatgggaaggttatagcatACACCTCATGCCAACTGAAACtgtatgagcagaattatcccacaCATGATCTAGAACTCGTggcagtcatttttgcacttaagatttaGAGACATTATCTGTATGGGGAAAAGTGTGAAATTTATacagatcacaagagtttgaaatatttctttacccaaaaggaattaaatatgaggcagaggagatgacttgagttgatcaaggattatgattgcaccatcaattatcacctaggcaaagctaatgttgtagctgaCGCCCTAAGTAAGAAGTCAATGGGATCGATAGTTGCAGCCCTTACCACTCAACATTGGTTATTAATGGACTTAGAAAGGCCGGTATTGAGGTCATCGCTAGTGATACAAATGCTTTCATGGCCAGTTTGATAGTTCAACCAGCcttgatagatagaatcaaagctgCTCAGAAAGTGAACTTAGggttggtgaagctagtggaagaAGTCATGAATGGGGACAAATATGATTTTAGCGTTTccgaggatggagttttgagaTTTAGAGGTAGATTATGCATACCTGCTAATGATGAACTGAAAAGGGTACTTCTTGAAGAAGCACACCATTCTTTGTACACAgttcacccagggagtaccaagatATATCGGGACTTAAGAGAGTCTTTTTGGTAgaatggtatgaaaagagaaattgctaaatttatGGAACAGTGCCTAATTTGCCAACTAGTGAAGGCGGAGCATCAGAGACCAGCAAGATTATTACAGCCACTTCAtattccagagtggaaatgggagcatatctccatggattttCTGACGGGCCTACCAAGGACATTGAGCAGACAAGATGCcatatgggtgatcgtggattGCTTAACGAAGATTGCTTgttttgtgcccattaaagtttcttataaactggAGGAACTAGTTGAGCTGTATGtgcgggagatagtgaggttgcatggagtaccggtatccattgtgtcggatagagaccCTCTTTTCACCCTCAGATAGATGGGCAGTCAGAAAGGACTATTCAGATcttagaagacatgttgagggcgtGTGTGATGGATTTTATGGAACTTGGATGCGACATTTACCATTggtcgagtttgcttataataatagtttccaggctagcattgggatGGCACCCTATGTGGTTTTGTATGGCAGAAGgtgtagatctccattgtattaGGATGAGGTAGGTGAAAGGAAACCTTTGGGGCAagagattattcagcagaccacagagaagatagatatcattcaggctagaatgaaagcagctcagagctgacaaaagagttatgcagataaacGCCGCTGCCAGTTAGAATTTGAGGTTAgtgataaagtattttttagggTAGCACCGATGAAAGGAGTTTTGAGATTCAGAAAGAAGGGTAAGTTGAGCCCAATATATATTGAATCGTTCGGGATTCTTGATCAAATTGGACCAGTGGCTTATAGAGTGGCATTACCACCGGCATCCTCGGGAGTGcataatgtgtttcatgtgtctatGTTGAGAAAGTACATCCATGACCCCACCCACGTTATAGATCATGAACCACTTCAGATTTAAGAGAATATGACCTACACCGAGGAACCAGTACGGATTTTGGACAGGAAAGAGTAAGTGTTGCAGACTCGAACTATCCCTTTAGTTAAAGTGTTGTGGAACAATCATGCTATTAAGGAAGCATCTTGGGAATTCGAGGGAGAGATGCGAATTAAGTACCCCCACCTGTTCGACGAGAATTTTGATAGCAtgtagcaaatttcgaggacgtaATTCTTgtaagggggaggatgtgaaGCCTAGGCCCGTGGCCCTTACAGCTGAAGCCCTGCCCCAAAAACCCCTGATACGATGCCGTTTTCTCTTCTAGTTATGATCTTATTCAGTTTCTTCCTCACCCGATTTTCCCTCCTTCTGTTTTGCATTTTGTGACTTTTCCCTTTAATTCCTGACGGTTTTCTTCTCTCCCAAAACTTTTCCTCTTAACTGTATCTCTTTTCCCTCACAATCGGTTTCTCTCTCAAGTCGACACCCTCCCTCTTATCTTCTCAATCTCCTACGTTCCTGCTATGAAATTTTAGGTGGTGCTGCTGTGATTTTCCCACTCTGATCTCCCTCTTCAGACGCTCATTCTCTCCCGTTTCTCTCTTGTTCTCTCAAGTCTGCGAAGTGGATAATCTCAGTGTCGGTTTGTTGATGCCGAGCCCTGTCGAACGAATGTAAGACCCTATCTTTGTTTCGCACCCGCCTCACACACTCTGAATTTTCTCCCTCCCACGTCCACTCTCTCACTCACCTGTGATTTTTAGTTAGTTCTTGGGGCTGCGatttttggtgagaaaatttagACTTGTCGTCGAGAGTCCCTCACGTCGGTAagctttctcttttctctttcctctctaaGAAGAATGAAGTTTGATTTGTGGTTTTGTGCTTTGgaattaaatagtagtgagtctTGTTGGGTGCCGATTAATATTTAAGTGTTGGATTCTCTTTCGTGGAGTTGTGAACAGAGAAAAACGTTTAATGCATAGtgttgttttggttgagttgaTAGTGGTTGCTTGGAGTTTTGGGTTGCTGAATTGGgtttgatttattgattatttgagttgaCGTTGGTTTTGGTGGGTGTATAGGCCAATATTGAAGTTGGTATAtgttattttgggttgaagtgttgGTTGTCCAGATTATTATTTGGATGTGTGAGTGAGTTATTTTGCTGAAATATGGTTTGGAATCATTAGTTTTAATTATATGGATCGAAGTTGTGTCAATGGCCTTTTAACATGTAGTGTATATTTGTTTTCTATCGATAGGTGACGAGATTATTAGAAGTCGAATTCAgggcatagataatacgctacaggagtcaggtaagcgggatttcTGTACTAGGTTTTATACGAGTTATTAAGAATGAGAttgactttttgaaaactttgcatatttttgtgatgaaatgagaatttgggaaaaccaacctcggtcgcttatttgcattactcatgaaatccgtatgaaaaaggggaaaatattttctgacatgcattgtgtaaacatgagctaaattttgtcatgttatCTCTGAAATCTGAAGAAAAGcaatattgagaatctgaaaaattgtccattgatttagaaagatgctccgactttgattttcagtatgtgagaatgatctgattttgttttggtactctgttttattttgatatagcatctgaaaacctttggcatggtgtactgatctTGTATTTGACTTTGTCTCTACTCTGCTTTGTTATGCTTTACTCTGTtttggttggtaccaacttctttgtctctgagtgcacccactttggaaacaaagtggttttattgtggtcttttctgtgtgcacactcatGGCTCCAAGAATAAGGAAAAGATTTCAcatctgtctctgcctggtttggccaccagggttagcacaaccctaccacgtgggtgaaacatggtctctgctctatGAGATgttctattttgatatgatgtgatgctcaggttatgttatgccaaagtactctgggttttacttgtcttaaaccatcgctctgttacttttgaaaacgtGTTTTGTTATACATgataactctagaaaatattttgttctgcatattatactttgtaaatgctcatgcttggacgctagcatatgtcttctgcttactgagttgtttgtaactcacccccttatcttcataatattttcacatgatatggagagtccaactgagaaCCTGGATTAGGAAttgtgagcatgattaagctgaggatAGGATGTCGAGTACCCTAGGGTACTACTGTTAAAAGAAGGATTTctgatgtcttttagatttgatgtcttttagatttaatatgTTTTTGGTTTAGTAGGACTTATGGATTTATTAGTTTGGTATGTTATGACTACCGAGAGATTACGGACCCCTTGGTTTATTATGATTGCAGTAATGACTATGTGGagtttataatatgtttatttagAGGATATGCAATTGATTTTTGCTTATGAAGTATTTGGAGATTTttagatgtgttgggagacatctttataagtgacaggtagtaattctccaacccTCCTGGATTTGGGGTGTTACAGGAAAGGTGGTGGCAACCAGTAACGTGATGGCAGTTTATATGTGCAAGATCGCGGAAATTCTGCTTTTGTTTctgtcctaaaaaataaaactctttcTGCTTTGTATGATCTATGGAGGACATGTGAGTCattctgttatttcttttttgaataaaaaatgacagCTCTATCTTACCTCTTTATTACCATCACCTGTGTTATGTGGAACATGTCAACttggaaaaaattattgtttgcCTTATTCTCACAATGAACGTCGTACCTCCAAAGTATTAGATCTAATTCATTGCGATCTATGGGACCTCGCACCTATCAAGTCAAATTTGGGTTTTAcctatcatattttattcattgatgatttttctcccTTCACTTGGCTTTATCCATTGAAATTGAAATCTAATTTCTATattactttaatttaatttcaaaaatttgtgaaaaatcaACACTTTGCacttatcaaaatttttcaaagtgatgGTGGTGCAAAATTCACTAGTAATTGCTTTCAAGTGCACCTTCGTAACTCTGGCATTCATCACCAACTCTCATGTCCATACACACCTGCTCAAAATGGTCACACTGAAAGGAAACATCGCCACGTGACTGAAACTGATCTCACTTTTCTTTTCCATTCTCACATGCCTACTCGTTTCTGGGTTGACGCTTTTAGCATTGTAGCTTACATCATCAACTGTTTGCCCACACCGCTTCTCGAAGGTATGTCCCCCTTTGAGCTCCTTTATGGTTCCTCTCCCAATTATGAAAATCTTCATCCCTTTGGTTGTCGTGCTTATCCATGTTTACGTGATTACATGACTAACAAATTTTTTCCATGCAGTATTCCCTGCATCTTCATGGTTTACAATTCCTCTTACAAAGGATTTCATTGTCTTGATCCCACCACCTCCAGACTTTATATTACCCGCCATGCCCAATTTGATGAAAACCACTTTCCCTCTCATCATACCTCTCAggctcaactcatctcatcccatcccttcaaatttcaaatttcctaAAACTAAGTCTTCCCCATACAGAGCTACCCGTGTCTTCCCTTGCACCACTGTTCCCGAAAAATTCCCCAATTCGGATGCACCTCGTGTATTATTTGTATTGATCCTATGAATGAGTCTTTGCTGGTTGCTCATTCGCATGCAGGTCCATCTTTGCGTTTTCTGTAGAAGACTCTTCACTGGCTCCTCCCAAGCCTACTACTGAGTCACGTATCATTGCTCGGACTCCCATTGTAGCTGCTCCATTAGGCTCTCATCCCATGCTTATATGAGGCAAAGCTGGTATTTTCAAGACTCGCCACCCACTACATCTCGATTTTGTGAGTTCCTCTGGACTTCTTACTGCTCTCCTCACATCTATTGAACCCAAAGGATTCAAATCCCCTGCTGAGAATCCTACTTGGTTTGCTGTTATGGATGAAGAAGTTCACGCCTTGCAAAACAATCGCACTTGGATTTTGGTTCCTCGACCTACAAACACCAATATTGTGGGCTCTAAATGGGTGTTTCGGACCAAATATCTCCCTGATGGTTCCATCAACGTCTCAAAGCCCGTCTTGTTGCCAAGGGCTACACTCAGGTACCTGGTCTTGACTACACTGACACCTTTAGCCCTATCATTAAGGCTACTATTGTTCGTGTTATACTTTCTCTTGCTGTGACCAACAAATAGCCCCTCCGTCAACTTGATGTCAAAAATACATTTCTTAATGGCCATATCACTGAAAAtgtttatatggagcaacccATAGGGTACATTGACCCTCGCTTTCCTAATCATGTTTGTCAGCTGAAGAAAgctctctatggcctcaagcaagctcCCCACGCTTGGTTTCAGAACTTCAATTCCTTTCTCATTCAACTTGGTTTTTATTGCAGTCGCGCCGACACATTACTTTTTGTCTTCCACAAGCAGAATGACCTAATCTATTTGCTTctctatgttgatgacatcaTTCTCACAGGCAACAACTCCTCTCTTCTTGACAGCTTTACTCGCAAGCTCAATTCTGAGTTCGCTACTAAGGATCTAGGCTCTTTTAGCTACTTCCTTGGTCTTGAAGCTACATCCACTACTGATGGTCTTTTTATCAATCAGCTCAAATATGCACAAGAAATTCTCACCCGAGCTCAGTTACTTGACATCAAACCAGTTCATACTGCCATGGTTGTTTCTCAAAACCTGTCTGCTGATGGTCCTCTGTTCTTGGACCCTACACTTTACAAATCTCTTGTCGGTTCTCTACAATACTTGACAATTACACGTCCAGATATTGCTCATACCGTAAATTCAGTTAGTCAATTTCTACACTCTCTGACTGAAGATCACTTTCAAGCTGTCAAACGCATTATTCGCTATGTTAAGGGCACACTACACTTTGGACTTACTTTTCATCCATCTGCCACTCCTGGTGCTTTAGTTGCCTACTCGGATGCAAATTGGGCAGGCTGCCCTGATACTCTTCGCTCTACGTCGGGCTATTCCATTTATCTTGGTGACAATTTGGTCTCTTGGAGTGCCACGAAACAACCCACTGTCTCTCGCTCCAGTTGTGAATCTGAATACCGTGCCTTGGCTCTCACTGCCGTTGAAATTCTCTAGCTCACACACCTCCTTCGTGATCTCAAAGTTTCCCTTCCACGGCGGCCTCTTTTACCATGCGACAATAAAAGTGCAATCTTCCTGAGCTCCAATCCAGTTTCTCATAAGCGAGCAAAACATGTTGAGTTAGACTATTACTTTCTTCGTGAATTTGTTGTTAACGGCAAATTTTGCACTCAATATGTGCCCTCTCATCTGCAAGTTGTGGACATCTTCACCAAAAGTGTGTCCAGGcctctttttgaaatttttcgATCCAAGCTTCACATCCGATCCAATCCGATGCTCAACTTGCgtgcggggggggggggggggggggggggggggggggggggggggggtttgttAAGGATGGAGATCCCCTGCCTTAATATAAGACTTTCTATTTACAGACTTCATTGACCCGTGATTAGTGTAGTCTGATTCTTTCCATTTATTCACTTGAttcctttcatttatttgtaatcAATTTGTATATGTAATTTCCATACATAGATGTgtaaatacaattatataatacCATAGACTCACCAACGCAAGGTGTGGTGgtttttcaaatattctcaaaCTGTATCATAATGGGATATTGTGCCGTACATATCATtcacatatataacaacattttttttccctgcaGATAATTATTAGAACTTTTCGGGGAGAGTAATGGAAAAATTGAGGATATTACATCATATCAGTCCATATGATTACCTCCTGTGGCGATGAAGATTGAAGAGGGTCATGtgcaatatatattaatcttgtTCAAAGCAACCATGaca encodes:
- the LOC121255173 gene encoding uncharacterized mitochondrial protein AtMg00810-like, with the translated sequence MDEEVHALQNNRTWILVPRPTNTNIVGSKWVFRTKYLPDGSINVSKPVLLPRATLSRADTLLFVFHKQNDLIYLLLYVDDIILTGNNSSLLDSFTRKLNSEFATKDLGSFSYFLGLEATSTTDGLFINQLKYAQEILTRAQLLDIKPVHTAMVVSQNLSADGPLFLDPTLYKSLVGSLQYLTITRPDIAHTVNSVSQFLHSLTEDHFQAVKRIIRYVKGTLHFGLTFHPSATPGALVAYSDANWAGCPDTLRSTSGYSIYLGDNLVSWSATKQPTVSRSSCESEYRALALTAVEIL